In a genomic window of Vicia villosa cultivar HV-30 ecotype Madison, WI unplaced genomic scaffold, Vvil1.0 ctg.000301F_1_1_2_unsc, whole genome shotgun sequence:
- the LOC131626527 gene encoding aquaporin PIP2-7, giving the protein MGKDVEVQEQGAEFSAKDYQDPPPAPLFDAAEFKKWSLYRAVIAEFVATLLFLYITVLTIIGYKRQSDTSITGNTECDGVGLLGIAWAFGGMIFVLVYCTAGISGGHINPAVTFGLFVGRKVSLIRALLYIIAQCLGAICGAGLAKGFQKSYYNRYGGGANTVSDGYSKGTALGAEIIGTFVLVYTVFSATDPKRSARDSHVPVLAPLPIGFAVFMVHLATIPVTGTGINPARSFGPAVIFNNDKAWDDQWIYWVGPFIGAAVAAIYHQYILRGSAIKALGSFRSNA; this is encoded by the exons ATGGGTAAAGATGTTGAGGTTCAAGAACAAGGTGCTGAATTCTCAGCAAAGGATTACCAAGATCCACCACCAGCACCACTTTTTGACGCAGCGGAGTTCAAAAAATGGTCTTTGTACAGAGCTGTTATAGCAGAGTTTGTAGCAactcttctttttctttacatCACTGTTTTGACTATTATTGGTTACAAAAGACAATCTGATACCAGTATTACTGGTAACACTGAGTGTGATGGTGTTGGGCTTTTGGGTATTGCTTGGGCTTTTGGTGGTATGATCTTCGTCCTTGTTTACTGCACCGCCGGTATCTCTG GAGGACACATAAATCCAGCGGTGACATTTGGACTATTTGTGGGACGCAAGGTGTCTTTAATAAGGGCATTGCTATACATAATTGCACAATGTTTAGGTGCAATTTGTGGTGCTGGACTTGCTAAGGGTTTCCAAAAATCATACTACAACAGGTATGGTGGAGGAGCTAACACCGTTTCTGATGGTTACAGTAAAGGAACTGCTTTGGGTGCTGAGATTATTGGTACCTTTGTGCTAGTCTACACAGTCTTCTCTGCTACTGATCCTAAAAGAAGTGCTAGGGATTCTCATGTTCCT GTATTGGCACCTCTTCCCATTGGATTTGCTGTGTTCATGGTTCACTTGGCAACAATCCCCGTCACCGGAACCGGTATTAACCCCGCTAGAAGTTTCGGACCCGCCGTTATCTTCAACAACGACAAAGCTTGGGATGACCAG TGGATTTATTGGGTTGGACCATTTATTGGAGCTGCAGTGGCTGCAATCTACCACCAATACATTCTAAGAGGATCAGCAATAAAAGCTCTTGGATCCTTCAGGAGCAATGCTTAA
- the LOC131626524 gene encoding uncharacterized protein LOC131626524, translating to MSNPIGLILLSLSLLLTIVKSQERAPHGLVYQNPKAFSPSAYEFFHPNSQKHNDNDPCTSSKCSPFPLAVEATQIHESKDSKLNKGGKKLGVGGIIGIIFGVGFVVVLAMSVYHVRVTRKANMIRAKANNSVQPEV from the coding sequence atgtcCAACCCCATTGGTCTCATCCTCTTATCTCTATCACTCCTCCTCACCATTGTTAAATCTCAAGAAAGAGCACCTCATGGACTTGTTTACCAAAACCCAAAAGCCTTTTCACCATCAGCATATGAATTCTTTCATCCAAATTCACAAAAGCATAATGATAATGATCCATGCACTTCATCAAAATGTTCACCTTTTCCTTTAGCTGTTGAAGCTACTCAAATTCATGAAAGCAAAGACTCAAAATTAAACAAAGGTGGTAAAAAATTGGGAGTTGGGGGCATTATTGGAATTATCTTTGGTGTTGGATTTGTTGTGGTTTTAGCTATGAGTGTTTATCATGTTAGAGTTACTCGTAAAGCTAACATGATTAGAGCTAAAGCTAATAATAGTGTTCAACCTGAGGTTTGA